One Bos javanicus breed banteng chromosome 9, ARS-OSU_banteng_1.0, whole genome shotgun sequence DNA window includes the following coding sequences:
- the SESN1 gene encoding sestrin-1 isoform X2 codes for MRLATAANEAYTASLAVSELLGCKQCGGSRGQDEELGIRIPRPLGHGPSRFIPEKEILQVGSEDAQMHTLFTDSFAALGRLDNITLVMVFHPQYLESFLKTQHYLLQMDGPLPLHYRHYIGIMAAARHQCSYLVNLHVNDFLHVGGDPKWLNGLENAPQKLQNLGELNKVLAHRPWLITKEHIEGLLKAEEHSWSLAELVHAVVLLTHYHSLASFTFGCGISPEIHCDGGHTFRPPSVSNYCICDITNGNHSVDEMQVNSAGNVSVSDSFFEVEALMEKMKQLQECREEEEASQEEMASRFEIEKRESMFVFSSDDDEVTPARDVSRHFEDTSYGYKDFSRHGMHVPTFRVQDYCWEDHGYSLVNRLYPDVGQLIDEKFHIAYNLTYNTMAMHKDVDTSMLRRAIWNYIHCMFGIRYDDYDYGEINQLLDRSFKVYIKTVVCTPEKVTKRMYDSFWRQFKHSEKVHVNLLLIEARMQAELLYALRAITRYMT; via the exons gaACTTGGAATTAGAATTCCTCGACCACTAGGACACGGACCAAGCAGATTCATCCCAGAAAAGGAG ATTCTCCAAGTGGGGAGTGAAGACGCACAGATGCATACTTTATTTACAGATTCTTTTGCTGCTTTGGGTCGTTTGGATAATATTACCTTAGTGATGGTTTTTCACCCACAGTATTTagaaagtttcttaaaaactCAACACTATCTACTGCAAATGGATGGGCCATTACCCCTTCATTATCGGCACTACATTGGAATAATG gctGCAGCAAGACATCAGTGCTCCTACTTAGTGAATCTCCATGTAAATGATTTCCTTCATGTTGGTGGAGACCCCAAGTGGCTTAATGGTTTAGAGAATGCtcctcaaaaactacagaatttaGGAGAACTTAACAAAGTGTTAGCCCACAGACCTTGGCTTATTACCAAAGAACATATTGAG ggacTTTTAAAAGCTGAAGAGCATAGCTGGTCCCTTGCAGAACTGGTACACGCAGTAGTTCTACTCACACACTATCATTCTCTTGCCTCGTTCACATTTGGCTGTGGGATCAGTCCAGAGATTCATTGTGATGGTGGCCACACATTCAGACCGCCTTCTGTTAGTAACTACTGCATCTGTGACATTACAAACGGCAATCACAGTGTGGATGAGATGCAGGTCAACTCAGCAGGAAATGTTTCG GTAAGTGATTCCTTCTTTGAGGTTGAAGCCCTCATGGAAAAGATGAAGCAGTTACAGGAATGTCGAGAAGAAGAGGAAGCAAGTCAGGAAGAGATGGCTTCAcgttttgaaatagaaaaaagagagagcatGTTTGTCTTCTCTTCAG atgaTGATGAAGTTACACCAGCAAGAGATGTATCACGTCACTTTGAGGATACTAGTTATGGCTATAAGGATTTCTCTAGACATGGAATGCACGTCCCAACATTTCGAGTCCAG gACTATTGTTGGGAAGACCATGGTTATTCTTTGGTAAATCGTCTTTATCCAGATGTAGGACAGTTGATTGATGAAAAATTTCACATTGCTTACAATCTTACTTATAATACAATGGCAATGCACAAAGATGTTGATACCTCAATGCTCAGACGGGCTATTTGGAACTATATTCACTGCATGTTTGGAATCAG ATATGATGACTATGACTATGGTGAAATTAACCAGCTATTGGATCGTAGCTTTAAAGTTTATATCAAAACTGTTGTTTGCACTCCTGAAAAGGTTACCAAAAGAATGTATGATAGCTTCTGGAGGCAGTTCAAGCACTCTGAGAAG GTTCATGTTAATCTGCTTCTTATAGAAGCTAGGATGCAAGCAGAACTCCTTTATGCTCTGAGAGCCATTACCCGCTATATGACCTGA